The genomic region AGCGGCGAGCTATGACGGCCAACTCCGGGGATTTCAGGATCTTGAATCTATGGTCGATGGGATCGGCCTCGGCCCTGCCAACTGACCCAGCTGTTCCCAAAAAGAGAACGCGACCTCTCGGCCCCGAAGTTTCCCAAGAGGCCGTTTCTGTGGCGGGTTCCCCTTTACCGCGCGAGGGGAAATCTCTAGGATTCACAATCTCATGCCCGAACCCAGCTCTCACCACAATAGCATCGCCCTGCTCATTGACGCCGACAACGCCCCCGCGTCGAAGATCGATTTCATCATCGCTGAGCTCGCCTCGTACGGCACCGTCAATATTCGCCGCGCCTATGGAAACTGGAAAAAGCGGGGACTCTCGGGATGGGAAAAGATTCTCAATGAATACGCGATTCAGCCGGTGCAACGCTTCGATCTCGTCAAAGGTAAGAATGCCACCGACATGAGTCTCGTCATAGACGCCCTCGACATACTCTACACCCGCAATGCGGACGTGTTCGCTCTGGTCACCTCCGATTGCGACTTCACCCCGTTGGCGAGACGCCTCCGCGAGGAAGGAAAACTGGTGGTCGGATTCGGCGGACAGCAAACGCCCGAACCTTTCAGCAAAAGCTGCTCAAAATTCCTCTTCCTCGATGAAGACGAGAAGGCCAAGAAATCCCGAAAAGAGAAGGCCACAAACCCGTCGATTCTCAAGAGCGACACGAAGCTCATGAATCTTCTGCGCAACGCCATCGAGGCGGTTGGGGATGAAGAGGGCTGGGCCCATCTCGGGGTCGTCGGATCCCACATTTCCAACCAAGGCTCATTCGATCCCCGCAATTACGGCTTCCGCAAACTCAGCGACCTCTTTAAGGCCATCGATCTGTTCGAGGTCAAAAACGTCCCGTCCGAAAACGGTGCCCTCCAGCCCTGCGTGCGAGAGCGGTAGGCAAACCTCTCTCGACGTCTACCTCACAGTAGATCTGGAGATTCAGCCGATTCGATTACCGCTCGCCTGTGACGTAGCGGGAATTGCGGTATTCTTCTTTGGCCTTCGGCATACTTTCTTGGAGCGCCTGAGTTCGATCCTCATGGGTCGGGTGAGTTGATAGCCAACCGGGCGTGCCATTCGGCGACTTTTCCGCCATTTTCACCCAAACTCCGGGGGCAACCTCCGGATTGTAGCCGGCCCGGGCCATGTAAAGTTGTCCTATATAATCGGCCTCACTCTCATGCAGCCGACTGTAGGGCAGAGCGATACCCACCGTCGTCCCCAATCCATAAGCCGCGAGGATCAACTGCTTCTCCGAACTATCCAGATCATCGATAGCGAATCCAACTCCCACCCCGATTCCGGCAATAACCATGGCCTGAGAAAGGCGTTGGTTGGAGTGACGGGCAGTGACGTGCGCCACCTCGTGCCCAAGGATGAAAGCGAGCTCGTCCTCACTATCGATGACATCGAACATTCCATCGTAAACCGCGATTTTCCCACCGGGCAGCGCAAAGGCATTCACCTGGTCTTCATCGATGTAGATGAATTCCCATTCGGCGTCCGGCATATCATTGCCCACCGCTTTGGCGATCCGATTCCCAACTCGCTGAATCATTTCGTAATTTCGACCACTCGTAATGAGCGGAGAAGTCTCCTTGATCTCCTCAAATGAGGAAATCCCCATGCTCTTCACTTGGCTCTCGGGCAAAAGCGTAAACGACGAGCGCCCCGTCTCTGGAACGGTGTAACAACCGGTCAGCGAGAGAGTAAGAATCAGCAGAAGAGCGCCAAAATGAGACGGAATCGATCGCATAAAAACCATACTGAGAGAAACCCTTGGCGATGAAAACACATTTTCTCCACGACCTGCCAATCATCCCGAATCGGACCCTCCTCGCTCCCACAGAGGACCCACTCAAGCCAGCAGCGATCCTCCCTCGGCAGGAATTCTTTGGAATTCCTTCCCTGAGCGCTGAGCGTCCAATTTTGTGCACAAATTTCTCCGATCCAATATCAAACCATTCAGAGAAATCTATGTCGCAGCCATCCACACAGGTAAGGGAAACTTGGTTCCAATTTCCTGTTGACTTAGTCAAGATGGTTCGCCTATAAAATTCCTTCATTCAAAGGAAACTTTGAGAGACCCCACCCAAACTACTGAAACCAAAATGCCGAAAAAGACCTTCTGCCGTCTGCTCGCAGTGGACCGTCATCTCCTCGAATGCAGGGAAAAAGTCGGAAACAGTCAGATTCAGACCATCTACGGGCACGGTTCTACGCAATCGAAAGATTGTAAAGATTTGCAAATCAAAGCTATGAAAATTGACTTCCGTCCGAACCAAACCCGAGAAAAGGGCGATTTTCGGCAGCGCCGCAATCGGCATCAATCAGCCGTCATCGTTATCGAGTTGAAAAACACCCGTGCGCGAAGAGCCCACGCCCAAGAAGAATCCAGAGCAAGTCATTGGGCGACTGCTCCGTGAAGCGCAGAGGTATCCTCCGAACCCGAGCGATGATTCTATAGCCGACAAAATTCTCTTCTGATTAAGCCAAAATTCCACCCCAGAAATCCAACCACTTATGAAAACGACCCTCCTCAAAAAAACTTCCGCCATTATCACTTTCTCAATCCTTGGTCCGGCTTTCGCCAACGCGAACTTATTTGTCTACGAAGGGTTTAATTACGGCGGCTCAAGCATGGACATCAATGGTGTGTCCGTCGGCGGCGGCGCTCTCGGGCTCAGCGGAGCCTACTCAACCAGCACCGGGACTTCCGGGAATGGCAACGTCCAAGCATCGACCTACAACCCGACTGGCTTAGAATTCAGCAACATT from Puniceicoccus vermicola harbors:
- a CDS encoding NYN domain-containing protein, which encodes MPEPSSHHNSIALLIDADNAPASKIDFIIAELASYGTVNIRRAYGNWKKRGLSGWEKILNEYAIQPVQRFDLVKGKNATDMSLVIDALDILYTRNADVFALVTSDCDFTPLARRLREEGKLVVGFGGQQTPEPFSKSCSKFLFLDEDEKAKKSRKEKATNPSILKSDTKLMNLLRNAIEAVGDEEGWAHLGVVGSHISNQGSFDPRNYGFRKLSDLFKAIDLFEVKNVPSENGALQPCVRER
- a CDS encoding M48 family metallopeptidase, producing MRSIPSHFGALLLILTLSLTGCYTVPETGRSSFTLLPESQVKSMGISSFEEIKETSPLITSGRNYEMIQRVGNRIAKAVGNDMPDAEWEFIYIDEDQVNAFALPGGKIAVYDGMFDVIDSEDELAFILGHEVAHVTARHSNQRLSQAMVIAGIGVGVGFAIDDLDSSEKQLILAAYGLGTTVGIALPYSRLHESEADYIGQLYMARAGYNPEVAPGVWVKMAEKSPNGTPGWLSTHPTHEDRTQALQESMPKAKEEYRNSRYVTGER